CGCGCTAGGGGTTGTCCTTTGCTTACGCGATCGCCCTCTTCCACTAAGACTTCCGTTAGTTCTCCCCCTCGTTCTAAACCCAGTTCACTACTACGTCTGGCGGTAATTTCTCCCGTATAGCTGCGAGTCACTTCGTAACCAGATTCAGGCTGAAGGGTGACTGTTTTTACAGGAGTGGCATTAATCGCACGGGTTTCTTGTGGAGGAGGACTCTGAGGGATCAAGCGTGGCACACCAATCATTCCACCAGCGACCAATAGAGAAACGCCACCCAACCAAAGCAGTCGCTTTTTTCTCCCCTTTCGTGGCGAGTCAAAACGTTCTGTATCTTGGTCTTCGTCTAAGGTGATGGCTTTGCGGGTTGATTCAGCTTGCATGGGAAACCTCTTTTGTAACGTACTGTATGGTACTATAAAGATTCAAAATGGAAAGTCATTTCAAGTGAGAAAGATGAGTTTTTGTGCTGGTAGCAATTCTGTAATTATTTTTATCGTACCGTACTGTACGGTATTGTCAAGTCATTAAAGATTAAAACGGAAAGGCCGAGCAATCAAGAGCAATACGGTATTGTAGAATACGTCGTTGTCAAGGAGAAACGTATGGCAGTATCTGCGGGGCGCTCGGAACAAAAGAAGAAAGCGATTTTGACCGCAGCAACAGATTTATTTATCGAACGGGGTTATGATGGCGTCAGTGTAGACGCGATTGTGAAAAAAGTCGGCGGGTCAAAAAGCAATATCTACAACTACTTTGGTGGAAAAGAAGGCCTATTTTGTGCGATTGTGGAAGATTTGAGTGAGCAGATCTTATCGCCGTTAGTGGAAGCGGATGTGGACAATTTACCGCCACGAGACGCCCTCACTGCCATTGGGAAACAAGTGATGTCGGTGGTGTTATCCGATCGCGCGATCGCGCTATTAAGAATTGTTATTGCGCAAAATCAGCAATTCCCAGAACTGGGACGGTTATTTTTTACATCTGGACCCAAACCCCGTTGTGAGGCGTTAGCCCAATACCTGCAACAACAACAGGATCAGGGAAAACTCAAGCCTTGTGATAGCCAACGGGCTGCGACTCAATTTGTGGGGATGTTTTTAGGTATCCAGCAAATGCAACGGCTTTTAGGGATTACCCAAGCCCCCTCCCCAGCCGAGATTACAGCGATTGTTGAAGATGCTGTCGATGCCTTTCTAGATGGACATCAGAGAGATTAGTCATTGGTCATTAGTCATTAGTCATCCTTCGACAGGTTCAGGAACATAGTCATTGGTCATTAAATGTTGTCACTGTCAACTTCAATCTTAAAGTAAAATGTTGGCACTGTCAACAAAATGATTCAATGTGCGGAGTGCCTATGGCGTCAGTAACCAGTAAAGCCTATCACCACGGAGACTTACGACAAGATTTAATCGATGCGGCTATTACCTTGATTAATGAAAAAGGCATCAGTGACTTATCCCTGCGACAACTGGCGCGCCAGGTTGGGGTTTCTCACAATGCGCCCTATCGCCACTTTGAAACGAAACAAGCTTTACTGATGGCGGTTGCAGAAGAAGGGTTTATTTCGTTGCGCGAGCGTCTCGAACAGGCAAAAGCGACTTCTGGAGATGATTCTCGGGGACAACTTTGCGCGATCGGAATTGCTTACGTCAAGTTTGCCCTCACTCATCCAGCGCATTATCGCGTTATGTTTGGCAACTATCGTAATGACAGCTGTGAATCGGCGTCCCTAGCCGAAGTTGCAGAACAATCGTTTATGGTGTTGGTGAATATCATTCGGGAAGGGCAAGAAATGGGGGTTTTCCGAGAGACTAACACCCTAAATCTGGCAAGAACGGCTTGGTCACTGGTTCATGGTCAAGCGATGTTAACTTTAGATCATCGGTTCAAAATAGCAGCAGAAGAAGATTTGACTCTCTTTTTACATTTTTCTGTGCAAATGTTAGTTAAGGGAATTCAAGCAGAATGTGCGCCTTCAACCAGCCCAGTGACTTTTTCAGCAAACTCTAATTTAAGTCGATGATACTAAACTAAGGGTTTACATCATTGTCAATGACTTGCCAAAGCCAATTTTTTTCGGTAGGAATGATTTGCTGATTATTTTTCATTGCAATCGCTTCTCGCAATTTTGAAGACGGCTGATACAAAAAGATGTCTCCCCGATGATGATAAATTCGTATGGGTTGTTGCGGTAAAACCAACTGCAAGGTAACTTGATCGTCTAATCGGTAACACAAAGAAAGGACTCTTTCCACGGAAGCATCGCTGACGAGAAGAGGGTTGGCACTGAGGTTAATGATGCGAGCAATTTCTGGATTATGACGGGTTTTAAAGGGACTTTTATTCCACCATACTTCCATCTGTGAGCTAATTCCACAGGATAATAACCCGAAGGCAAAAAAGGCAATGGTTATTCTACGCCATTGAGTATCCCGGTTTTTGAGGGACGTTTTGAGTTGAGTTGCCAATAAATAAGCGACAGCAATGGAAATGCCAAGATAACAAGGAATAGGATAGCGCGCGATCGTTGATCGAATTCCGCCAAAAATTAAGTCGCTTAAAATGAGACTCGATCCCGTAACCCCAATAAGAGTGAGGATGAATAACCAAATTTCTAGTTTACAGTAGCGACAAAGATGATAAAGGGCATAAATACTCATGCCCATAACAGCATAACTCAAGGGATTGATAGCACTTGCGCCATGATTGAAATCGAAAAAACTGCGACTGAGATTCAGCAGCCAAAATAGAGGTAAGTTCGATTTCTCTTGAGAAAGGTGAGCGACATTCTCTTCTAGCTGGGTAAAGTTGTGATAAATCACGAATCCCCAAGGTAAAAATAAGACCATGCTGGTTAGAGAAGCGAATAAGTAAGATCGGAAAGGAAGTTTCGGCTGTTTGAGCCAAAGAATTGCCAAATAAATTCCATGTCCAATCGCGATAAAAATGGAAAACAAACACGTATAAAGAGAAAGGGTCAAGCTAACGATATAAGCCAACCAATTGAGAGATGTATTGTGCTTGATCGCTCGTAAAAATGTCACACAACTGAGTAAAATCGTGACCGTCCACAAACTATATTCCCTCGCTTCTTGCGCATACAAAACCTGAAAGGGAGAAATGGCAAAAAGTCCTAATGCCATCCCGGCAATTAGATGAGAGTGAAATAGTTGCCAGCACAGCCAATAAA
The nucleotide sequence above comes from Cyanobacteria bacterium GSL.Bin1. Encoded proteins:
- a CDS encoding TetR family transcriptional regulator, which gives rise to MAVSAGRSEQKKKAILTAATDLFIERGYDGVSVDAIVKKVGGSKSNIYNYFGGKEGLFCAIVEDLSEQILSPLVEADVDNLPPRDALTAIGKQVMSVVLSDRAIALLRIVIAQNQQFPELGRLFFTSGPKPRCEALAQYLQQQQDQGKLKPCDSQRAATQFVGMFLGIQQMQRLLGITQAPSPAEITAIVEDAVDAFLDGHQRD
- a CDS encoding TetR family transcriptional regulator, coding for MASVTSKAYHHGDLRQDLIDAAITLINEKGISDLSLRQLARQVGVSHNAPYRHFETKQALLMAVAEEGFISLRERLEQAKATSGDDSRGQLCAIGIAYVKFALTHPAHYRVMFGNYRNDSCESASLAEVAEQSFMVLVNIIREGQEMGVFRETNTLNLARTAWSLVHGQAMLTLDHRFKIAAEEDLTLFLHFSVQMLVKGIQAECAPSTSPVTFSANSNLSR
- a CDS encoding dolichyl-phosphate-mannose-protein mannosyltransferase gives rise to the protein MFSQPLKPAQSLPSWLRNTLLILLLCGIFFRFYHLDHKVYWGDEVYTSIRISGYTAEEVTEKIYTGQPLTLSDVTAYQRPNSDKGLKETITALAGSPEHAPLYYLLARYWVKWLGNPSLYENAKAYILLIRSFSAIISLLAFPCLYWLCWQLFHSHLIAGMALGLFAISPFQVLYAQEAREYSLWTVTILLSCVTFLRAIKHNTSLNWLAYIVSLTLSLYTCLFSIFIAIGHGIYLAILWLKQPKLPFRSYLFASLTSMVLFLPWGFVIYHNFTQLEENVAHLSQEKSNLPLFWLLNLSRSFFDFNHGASAINPLSYAVMGMSIYALYHLCRYCKLEIWLFILTLIGVTGSSLILSDLIFGGIRSTIARYPIPCYLGISIAVAYLLATQLKTSLKNRDTQWRRITIAFFAFGLLSCGISSQMEVWWNKSPFKTRHNPEIARIINLSANPLLVSDASVERVLSLCYRLDDQVTLQLVLPQQPIRIYHHRGDIFLYQPSSKLREAIAMKNNQQIIPTEKNWLWQVIDNDVNP